Proteins encoded together in one Miscanthus floridulus cultivar M001 chromosome 16, ASM1932011v1, whole genome shotgun sequence window:
- the LOC136514506 gene encoding protein SOSEKI 5-like isoform X2, which yields MASSSSFQRGERRGRWGSPERTVVWTEPKPKPKPARKLAVVYYLCHRDGHLDHPHFLEMELPRSTHPAPGLYLRDFTARLNALRGDGMAGMYSWSSKRSYRNGYVWQDLTEDDLIHPAHGNDEYVLKGSSLLLFPQPPPAHQDASSFTFSQEKRAGSHRKNRSSFDLGDCNNKLLVAQQSAATQTDHRGPEPDRDADPSMELAVDEISPPPSSSSPDALESCSREVGVIAGGRMRASAVLMQIFSCGSMTAVKRGHARSRSDLVTASASTRRADKEVDAYASATAECESVSGGAGVVERDYFSGSLIESSKKRGGDDALLLKRSSSCNADRGAAKLKLPVPAKEVRAGCLASRGSRATKKNMTKSTAAQSTDGGECKGATVDGPGAR from the exons ATGGCGTCCTCTTCGTCATTCCAACGAGGCGAAAGACGAGGAAGGTGGGGGAGCCCCGAGCGCACCGTGGTCTGGACCGAGCCCAAGCCCAAGCCCAAGCCGGCAAGGAAGTTGGCCGTGGTGTACTACCTCTGCCACCGCGACGGCCACCTCGACCACCCGCACTTCTTGGAGATGGAGCTGCCCCGCTCCACCCACCCTGCTCCTGGCCTCTACCTCCGAGATTTCACGGCCCGTCTCAACGCGCTCCGCGGCGACGGCATGGCCGGCATGTACTCCTGGTCCTCCAAGAGGAGCTACAGGAACGGGTACGTGTGGCAAGACCTCACCGAGGACGACCTCATCCACCCCGCCCACGGCAACGACGAGTACGTCCTcaagggctcctcgctcctcctcTTCCCTCAGCCACCGCCGGCGCACCAGGACGCCTCCTCCTTCACCTTCAGCCAGGAGAAGAGGGCCGGCAGCCACCGCAAGAACCGGAGCTCCTTCGACCTGGGCGACTGCAATAATAAGCTGCTGGTGGCCCAACAGTCTGCGGCCACGCAGACCGACCACCGCGGGCCAGAGCCAGACCGGGACGCCGACCCGTCGATGGAGCTGGCCGTCGACGAgatctcgccgccgccgtcctccagCAGCCCAGACGCCCTGGAGAGCTGTAGCAGGGAAGTTGGCGTGATCGCCGGCGGGCGGATGCGGGCGTCGGCGGTGCTGATGCAGATCTTCTCCTGCGGGTCCATGACGGCCGTGAAGCGGGGCCACGCGCGTTCCCGCTCCGACCTGGTGACGGCAAGTGCTAGTACCAGGCGGGCCGACAAGGAGGTGGACGCGTACGCATCAGCAACAGCTGAATGCGAGTCGGTGTCAGGTGGAGCGGGTGTCGTGGAGCGGGACTACTTCAGCGGCAGCCTCATTGAGAGCAGCAAGAAGCGCGGCGGCGATGATGCTCTTCTTCTCAAGAGGTCATCCTCCTGCAACGCCGACAG GGGCGCCGCTAAGCTGAAGCTGCCGGTGCCGGCGAAGGAGGTTCGTGCCGGGTGCCTTGCCTCCCGAGGAAGCCGCGCGacgaagaaaaatatgactaaaTCCACGGCGGCTCAGAGCACAGACGGAGGCGAATGCAAGGGAGCGACGGTGGACGGACCGGGGGCCAGGTAG
- the LOC136514506 gene encoding protein SOSEKI 5-like isoform X1 — protein MASSSSFQRGERRGRWGSPERTVVWTEPKPKPKPARKLAVVYYLCHRDGHLDHPHFLEMELPRSTHPAPGLYLRDFTARLNALRGDGMAGMYSWSSKRSYRNGYVWQDLTEDDLIHPAHGNDEYVLKGSSLLLFPQPPPAHQDASSFTFSQEKRAGSHRKNRSSFDLGDCNNKLLVAQQSAATQTDHRGPEPDRDADPSMELAVDEISPPPSSSSPDALESCSREVGVIAGGRMRASAVLMQIFSCGSMTAVKRGHARSRSDLVTASASTRRADKEVDAYASATAECESVSGGAGVVERDYFSGSLIESSKKRGGDDALLLKRSSSCNADSRGAAKLKLPVPAKEVRAGCLASRGSRATKKNMTKSTAAQSTDGGECKGATVDGPGAR, from the exons ATGGCGTCCTCTTCGTCATTCCAACGAGGCGAAAGACGAGGAAGGTGGGGGAGCCCCGAGCGCACCGTGGTCTGGACCGAGCCCAAGCCCAAGCCCAAGCCGGCAAGGAAGTTGGCCGTGGTGTACTACCTCTGCCACCGCGACGGCCACCTCGACCACCCGCACTTCTTGGAGATGGAGCTGCCCCGCTCCACCCACCCTGCTCCTGGCCTCTACCTCCGAGATTTCACGGCCCGTCTCAACGCGCTCCGCGGCGACGGCATGGCCGGCATGTACTCCTGGTCCTCCAAGAGGAGCTACAGGAACGGGTACGTGTGGCAAGACCTCACCGAGGACGACCTCATCCACCCCGCCCACGGCAACGACGAGTACGTCCTcaagggctcctcgctcctcctcTTCCCTCAGCCACCGCCGGCGCACCAGGACGCCTCCTCCTTCACCTTCAGCCAGGAGAAGAGGGCCGGCAGCCACCGCAAGAACCGGAGCTCCTTCGACCTGGGCGACTGCAATAATAAGCTGCTGGTGGCCCAACAGTCTGCGGCCACGCAGACCGACCACCGCGGGCCAGAGCCAGACCGGGACGCCGACCCGTCGATGGAGCTGGCCGTCGACGAgatctcgccgccgccgtcctccagCAGCCCAGACGCCCTGGAGAGCTGTAGCAGGGAAGTTGGCGTGATCGCCGGCGGGCGGATGCGGGCGTCGGCGGTGCTGATGCAGATCTTCTCCTGCGGGTCCATGACGGCCGTGAAGCGGGGCCACGCGCGTTCCCGCTCCGACCTGGTGACGGCAAGTGCTAGTACCAGGCGGGCCGACAAGGAGGTGGACGCGTACGCATCAGCAACAGCTGAATGCGAGTCGGTGTCAGGTGGAGCGGGTGTCGTGGAGCGGGACTACTTCAGCGGCAGCCTCATTGAGAGCAGCAAGAAGCGCGGCGGCGATGATGCTCTTCTTCTCAAGAGGTCATCCTCCTGCAACGCCGACAG CAGGGGCGCCGCTAAGCTGAAGCTGCCGGTGCCGGCGAAGGAGGTTCGTGCCGGGTGCCTTGCCTCCCGAGGAAGCCGCGCGacgaagaaaaatatgactaaaTCCACGGCGGCTCAGAGCACAGACGGAGGCGAATGCAAGGGAGCGACGGTGGACGGACCGGGGGCCAGGTAG